One window of the Podospora pseudopauciseta strain CBS 411.78 chromosome 4, whole genome shotgun sequence genome contains the following:
- the RAM1 gene encoding CAAX farnesyltransferase (FTase) subunit beta (COG:O; EggNog:ENOG503NU8I) → MSPPSQQKRVLFSWKNKEKKTTSTTMPTSQSPPPGPSQQPPPQATTSSQPDDLEVVTDDNDSDYSSIDSEIPFSTPNLPPSMTTMMIDSLFTTPPPLHDPLITPTSTLQDETLSDILPFLSSSPLPPDLFTYNAYNVPSLRREAHIAFLHASLGRLPGKFVAADASRPWFLYWCLSGLAMLGEDVSRYRDSVKETARSMQNGSGGFGGGGGQLSHLATSYAVVLALAIVGAEEGFEVIDRRQMWRWLGGLKQRDGGFEVSVIITLLDLPLDLTPESPAYKPDDPSFNLLSGVADYVRRCQTYEGGISSSPSAEAHGAYAFCALGCLSLLGPPSITIPETLNLPSLLSWLSSRQYAPEGGFSGRTNKLVDGCYSHWVGACFPLIEAALANSPTPVNDSLFSREGLIRYILNCCQDETKRGGLRDKPGKMSDAYHSCYVLSGLSAGMHQWVLEDEEWMVLPYLEGEQVFENADRVRPVHPVYVIPQGAVRAMRGYFRGKGGFN, encoded by the exons ATGAGCCCCCCATCGCAACAAAAAAGAGTATTATTCAGCTGGAAgaacaaggaaaagaagactACCTCGACCACAATGCCAACCtcacaatcaccaccaccgggcccttcccaacaaccaccaccccaagctACCACCTCATCACAACCTGACGACCTCGAAGTCGTAaccgacgacaacgacagcGACTACTCCTCCATCGACTCTGAAATCCCCTTTTCAACCCCcaatctccccccttccatgACTACAATGATGATAGACAGCCTCTtcacaaccccaccccccctccacgaccccctcatcaccccaacctccaccctccaaGACGAGACCCTATCcgacatcctccccttcctctcctcctcccccctcccccccgatCTCTTCACCTACAACGCCTACAacgtcccctccctccgccgGGAGGCTCACATTGCCTTTCTTCATGCCTCGCTTGGTAGGTTGCCAGGGAAGTTTGTCGCCGCGGACGCGAGCAGGCCCTGGTTTTTGTACTGGTGTCTTAGTGGGTTGGCCATGTTGGGGGAGGACGTGAGCCGGTATAGGGATAGTGTAAAAGAGACGGCGAGGTCGATGCAGAATGGGagtggggggtttggtggtgggggtgggcagCTGAGTCATCTTGCTACGTCGTAtgcggtggtgctggcgtTGGCGATTGTTGGG gcAGAGGAAGGCTTTGAGGTTATTGATAGGAGGCAGATGTGGAGGtggctgggggggttgaagcaGAGGGATGGTGGGTTTGAGGTCT CTGTTATCATCACGCTGCTCGATCTGCCGCTCGATCTAACTCCCGAATCGCCCGCATATAAACCCGACGACCCGAGTTTTAACCTCCTGTCTGGAGTAGCTGACTACGTTCGACGAT GCCAAACCTACGAAGGCgggatatcctcctccccctccgccgaAGCCCACGGCGCCTACGCCTTTTGCGCATTGGGgtgcctctccctcctcggcccccCGAGTATCACCATCCCCGaaaccctcaacctcccctccctgcTGTCATGGCTCTCTAGCCGGCAGTACGCCCCCGAAGGAGGCTTCTCGGGGCGGACCAACAAGCTCGTTGACGGGTGTTATTCCCACTGGGTCGGGGCGTGCTTCCCCTTGATTGAGGCCGCTCTGGCCAATTCCCCAACTCCGGTGAATGACAGTTTGTTCAGTCGGGAGGGGTTGATACGTTATATTCTGAACTGCTGTCAGGATGAGACTAAAAGGGGGGGGCTGAGGGATAAGCCGGGCAAGATGAGTGACGCGTATCATAGCTGTTATGTGCTGAGTGGTTTGAGCGCGGGGATGCATCAGTGGGTGTTGGAAGACGAGGAGTGGATGGTGCTGCCTTATTTGGAAGGGGAACAGGTTTTTGAGAATGCGGATCGGGTGAGGCCGGT